A single Triticum dicoccoides isolate Atlit2015 ecotype Zavitan chromosome 2A, WEW_v2.0, whole genome shotgun sequence DNA region contains:
- the LOC119356840 gene encoding uncharacterized protein LOC119356840, whose product MAVSSRIPDLPPTASTSLPFSPSLSSPATNAFAATSLVRSHGSAPAAMDEFCLQWVVGTDHRATLEGSGRGSPPLLRLEEAIDAPYYAPSQQQRAPPRLFVGTPCSAYFVDDVVQAVLPGKKMHITGNLSVEKKNPVQAGALAEDLVGADVVGC is encoded by the exons ATGGCGGTCTCTTCACGCATCCCGGATCTGCCGCCTACGGCTTCCACCTCGCTTCCCTTTTCCCCATCGCTCTCCAGCCCCGCGACGAACGCGTTCGCGGCCACCAGCCTAGTCCGCAGCCACGGCTCCGCTCCGGCCGCCATGGATGAGTTTTGCCTCCAATGGGTCGTCGGCACCGACCACCGGGCAACCTTGGAGGGATCCGGCAGAGGCTCCCCACCTCTACTACGGCTGGAGGAGGCCATCGATGCCCCCTactacgcgccgtcccagcaacaaCGAGCGCCGCCGCGTCTGTTCGTGGGTACCCCCTGCTCAGCGTACTTCGTAGACG ATGTTGTACAAGCAGTCTTGCCCGGGAAGAAAATGCACATCACGGGGAACTTGAGTGTGGAGAAGAAAAACCCAGTCCAG GCAGGTGCGTTGGCTGAGGACTTGGTTGGCGCCGACGTCGTCGGCTGCTGA